One Penicillium oxalicum strain HP7-1 chromosome III, whole genome shotgun sequence genomic region harbors:
- a CDS encoding Positive regulator of purine utilization: MPPAPSPPSPNASSRKRAHPAFETSPTQFSDVKSARTDPIAAASIPSISPAVSTAHSTLTTASTASSSAFRNVSACNRCRLRKNRCDQRLPRCQSCEKAGVRCVGYDPITKREIPRSYVHFLETRVAYLEKQLVEHKIEFKKAVAFDEEEAVKAETEGVTARVGSASDAPSDGAEKRRSDPTNTDEGERHVEKVDEKASNYPERNYNAAEEENWRLHNLVSNIGMVSVQGTSDPRYLGSASGISFARVVFAAVRSSLPGNLPERNSMRSSERLPQTAAGPAGGSMRDSFFGLQTKPMMKRAHFPERELAERLVDLYFEHANPQMPILHRGDFMELLDRTYLAEENKRSPRALYILNIVFAIGAGIIFEDRSQSQDEEDDAGLGRASSTSKRPRLSHHQFQPEEYHASAIVHLESFLGSSPSEGFGGLEELQAVLLLASFALLRPVAPGLWYIVGVAMRLAVDLGLHYEDGVGLGSVKDGNKNQSHVEPSERGRREWVRDLRRRLWWCVYSFDRLVATCVGRPFGINDQAISTEFPSLVDDTFITRSGFVKPPDGAPTYKHVAFHYFKLRLLQSEIHDVLQYQQARASRRRAPGLPTVLPHDDLMSPFLQGFDSFRSWRHDVHRRLIEWKETAPTRHETGVRFSIELLELNYWQAIILLYQQSLTVPAELASELTPADDVSSPSFSYPDDGDDEDHVYLNVAEAGQKVIRIYRQLHRVRLVNYTYLATHHIFMAGISFLYAIWHSPLVRSRLTLDEVDFTVLAATSVLGDLTHKCPPAENCRDAFERMSKATVRMSLSTTGFGSQVDVARIQGATYNASNVYSSRRHSWNSRSQNDQGQSRRPTYARASRPAPKFDMNLAELFSDANTPLADKTQSEVRTPGNSYAVRPETAEVVAPEMTRPIAQRTPSMEYFMKYEGQASPQLQNNPHFSYGNSPPQDGSSGTAVQSISKSQDVRPADHDNNQRVGLDFLDFSTGGHEAPPAEQNANSEYNLAGMPTLGQNVGIDLGFGMAMDFQHDWSENPNYDILDGFFFGGTGGGPPSGEGG; the protein is encoded by the exons ATGCCTCCCGCTCCGTCCCCGCCTTCGCCCAACGCTTCCAGCAGGAAGAGAGCTCATCCAGCTTTTGAGACATCGCCAACGCAATTCAGCGATGTGAAATCCGCGCGGACGGACCCAATCGCTGCCGCCTCCATACCCTCTATCTCCCCCGCCGTCTCAACTGCACATTCCACCCTTACCACAGCCTCgacggcctcttcttccgccttCCGAAATGTGTCGGCTTGCAATCGCTGCAGACTGCGCAAGAATCGTTGTGATCAGAGACTCCCCCGGTGTCAATCGTGCGAAAAGGCCGGAGTACGCTGTGTCGGATACGACCCAATCACCAAGCGAGAAATTCCCCGCAGCTACGTGCATTTCTTAGAGACGCGTGTCGCTTATCTGGAAAAACAACTGGTCGAGCACAAAATCGAGTTCAAAAAGGCTGTGGCAttcgacgaagaagaagctgtcAAGGCCGAGACTGAGGGGGTCACCGCACGGGTCGGGTCTGCATCCGACGCTCCATCTGACGGAGCAGAAAAGAGGAGATCCGACCCGACCAACACGGACGAGGGTGAGAGACATGTTGAAAAAGTCGATGAAAAGGCGAGTAACTACCCGGAAAGGAATTATAATGCAGCGGAGGAAGAAAATTGGCGCTTGCACAATCTCGTGTCGAACATAGGCATGGTTTCCGTTCAAGGAACCTCAGATCCGCGATATCTTGGCTCGGCTTCGGGTATCTCCTTTGCCAGAGTTGTATTTGCAGCTGTACGAAGCTCGCTCCCAGGAAATCTGCCAGAGCGGAATTCAATGCGCTCGAGTGAGCGATTGCCACAGACCGCGGCTGGTCCAGCTGGTGGATCCATGCGCGATTCATTTTTCGGCCTCCAAACCAAACCAATGATGAAACGTGCTCATTTCCCCGAGCGGGAGCTTGCCGAACGTCTAGTGGACCTTTACTTTGAGCATGCCAATCCTCAAATGCCAATTCTCCACCGCGGTGATTTCATGGAATTGCTGGATCGCACTTACTTGGCTGAAGAGAACAAGCGCTCTCCACGTGCTCTCTACATCCTCAACATCGTTTTCGCCATTGGTGCAGGGATCATCTTCGAAGACAGGTCCCAGTCtcaggatgaggaggatgacgcAGGTCTTGGGAGGGCTTCATCCACTTCGAAAAGGCCTCGGTTGTCTcatcatcaatttcagcCCGAGGAATACCACGCATCCGCGATTGTGCACCTGGAATCATTCCTAGGGTCTTCGCCGAGCGAAGGATTTGGGGGGCTGGAAGAACTTCAGGCGGTCCTACTGCTGGCTAGCTTTGCTTTGCTTCGGCCCGTGGCTCCTGGCCTCTGGTACATTGTTGGTGTAGCAATGCGTTTGGCAGTTGATCTTGGGCTTCATTACGAAGATGGAGTCGGCCTCGGCAGCGTAAAAGATGGCAACAAGAATCAATCCCACGTTGAGCCAAGCGAGCGGGGACGCCGAGAATGGGTACGCGATCTACGACGCCGTCTATGGTGGTGCGTATACAGTTTTGATCGACTGGTTGCAACTTGCGTTGGACGACCCTTTGGCATCAATGACCAAGCCATCAGCACAGAATTCCCCTCGCTAGTTGACGACACATTTATCACACGATCAGGCTTTGTAAAGCCGCCGGATGGAGCGCCAACATACAAACACGTCGCATTCCATTATTTCAAGCTCCGGCTTCTTCAATCCGAGATTCATGACGTTCTCCAATACCAACAGGCTCGTGCAAGTCGCAGGCGAGCCCCTGGTCTTCCAACAGTTCTCCCCCACGATGATCTTATGAGTCCATTCCTTCAAGGATTTGATTCGTTCCGCTCATGGCGTCATGACGTACACCGTCGCCTGATAGAATGGAAGGAGACCGCTCCCACCCGTCATGAGACCGGGGTGCGCTTTTCGATCGAATTGCTGGAGTTGAATTACTGGCAAGCGATAATCTTACTTTACCAGCAAAGTTTGACCGTCCCGGCAGAGCTGGCCTCAGAGCTCACACCAGCGGACGATGTGTCGAGTCCATCTTTCTCATATCCCGACGAtggcgatgacgaggatCACGTGTATTTGAATGTCGCGGAAGCAGGCCAGAAAGTGATTAGGATTTACCGGCAGCTGCATCGCGTGCGCTTGGTAAACTACACGTATCTTGCCACGCACCATATCTTCATGGCAG gcatttcctttttgtaTGCTATTTGGCATTCGCCTTTGGTCCGCAGTCGCTTG ACTCTCGACGAGGTGGATTTTACTGTACTTGCAGCAACTTCTGTTCTTGGGGACCTCACTCACAAGTGCCCTCCTGCTGAAAATTGCCGCGATGCCTTTGAGCGGATGAGTAAGGCCACGGTCCGGATGAGCCTCTCAACAACAGGATTTGGGTCACAAGTCGACGTTGCCCGCATCCAAGGTGCCACTTACAATGCGAGTAATGTTTACTCGAGTCGGCGTCACTCCTGGAATTCCCGCAGTCAGAATGATCAAGGACAATCTCGACGCCCAACTTATGCGCGTGCATCCCGACCAGCACCCAAATTTGACATGAATCTGGCTGAGCTTTTCAGTGATGCAAATACGCCCCTGGCCGACAAGACGCAGTCTGAGGTCAGGACCCCTGGAAATAGCTATGCGGTTCGACCAGAGACGGCCGAGGTAGTTGCACCGGAGATGACTCGCCCAATTGCCCAGCGGACTCCTTCTATGGAGTACTTTATGAAATACGAGGGCCAAGCGTCACCACAGTTGCAGAATAATCCGCACTTTTCATATGGCAACTCTCCGCCCCAGGACGGCTCCTCGGGGACTGCCGTTCAATCCATCAGCAAGTCTCAGGATGTGCGACCTGCCGACCATGACAATAATCAGAGAGTTGGTCTAGATTTCTTGGACTTTTCAACGGGTGGCCATGAAGCTCCACCCGCCGAGCAAAATGCAAATTCGGAATACAATTTGGCCGGCATGCCGACCTTAGGTCAAAATGTAGGAATTGACCTCGGATTCGGCATGGCGATGGATTTTCAGCATGATTGGAGCGAGAACCCCAACTACGATATTCTCGATGGtttcttctttggtggcACGGGGGGTGGACCCCCTAGCGGCGAGGGAGGCTGA